From Flavobacterium arcticum, the proteins below share one genomic window:
- a CDS encoding DUF4114 domain-containing protein: protein MRQLLLLTTLLLNTILFAQDYQFLGNYNGQGVPAYLEQPGDVVTQATLDLVSNSIPEGFPVPVYNPQYISAGYDTDLIIDASAAVWVTFVQEGAGYRNILGFYTYDINNPPTSTPQPEDITIVFPNISASGSGGGLLAGDKVKIGDFEAGTGVGWVLLANGWNGSVTSGQWQLFSNPDFNPEADEDLRNHNVLLADPDNERLILGFEDIRRDYSSCDNDFNDAVFYITSNPYTAMRVANVADVSTAADVSSGNDGGLESNGDLARLIAKRNFKRVQTNSFLNKKSLQSPFTISNMGMKSTMTTIESLFPDTGMFGNETAFISSPEDLIGITNADEIFSIDYYNGSERVAAALATKTTDAVYDHSKVICDRLNGSSLEDVRTIKLQGHEIIMVKLKRANGIIEYALSFSIEENASQNILHSYWNIAQYPTANYTNFQFWGANMGQVCSVANHVLNQLEDENPVIATEMEDRIPSVFVKNGVYRNGMLTLEIVNKTMASTLTFEGNKKVTELADTENFTEEITLNTDFNQTIQVNTNGIFDIGFSINANTSVRNDGLYMADGPWGVDYNETEASVSAFNVEPYIANTETENGVYNIERDATVSGTLYGTVNLFRNILAGELTFDASEYEAVNFNYQSSHAIEVVMVTEGLSDWNNRLRFQIPANQNMTEYSITLSSFSNGTESYEGGNIKEFVFSIIGNYTSFEPFTASVSALRLGTQAALNTNTFEALSTTKMFNYPNPFSGNTTIVLPQQTSKANVQLVDMTGRVVMNNNYTVSSNNEIAVTADGLPKGIYIMMVTTEENKTYQTRCAVQ from the coding sequence ATGAGACAATTACTATTACTTACAACACTATTGCTAAATACCATCCTCTTTGCTCAAGATTATCAATTTTTAGGAAATTATAACGGTCAAGGAGTTCCTGCATATTTAGAACAACCTGGCGATGTGGTTACACAAGCTACTTTAGATCTAGTTAGTAACTCTATACCCGAAGGATTTCCTGTACCTGTTTATAACCCTCAATATATATCTGCTGGGTATGATACTGATCTTATTATTGATGCCAGTGCGGCAGTATGGGTAACTTTTGTACAAGAAGGTGCCGGATATAGAAATATACTTGGTTTTTACACTTACGATATTAACAACCCACCTACAAGTACACCACAACCAGAAGATATTACTATAGTATTCCCTAATATATCTGCCTCTGGTTCTGGCGGAGGACTATTAGCTGGTGATAAGGTAAAAATTGGCGATTTTGAAGCTGGAACAGGAGTTGGTTGGGTACTTTTAGCTAACGGCTGGAACGGATCTGTTACAAGCGGACAATGGCAGTTGTTTTCTAATCCTGATTTTAACCCAGAAGCTGATGAAGATTTAAGAAACCATAACGTGTTACTTGCCGATCCTGATAACGAAAGACTAATTCTTGGTTTTGAAGATATAAGAAGAGATTACTCTTCATGTGATAACGATTTTAACGATGCCGTATTCTATATCACATCAAACCCTTATACTGCTATGCGAGTAGCTAATGTTGCAGATGTAAGTACCGCTGCAGATGTGTCTTCGGGTAATGATGGCGGGTTAGAAAGTAATGGTGACCTTGCAAGACTTATAGCCAAACGTAATTTTAAAAGAGTACAAACAAACAGTTTTTTAAATAAAAAATCGCTTCAATCTCCTTTTACAATATCTAATATGGGGATGAAAAGCACAATGACAACTATAGAGAGTTTATTTCCTGATACAGGAATGTTTGGTAACGAAACTGCTTTTATTTCTAGCCCTGAAGACTTAATAGGTATTACAAATGCAGATGAGATATTTTCTATAGATTATTATAATGGTAGCGAAAGAGTTGCTGCTGCATTAGCTACAAAAACTACAGATGCTGTTTATGACCACTCTAAAGTAATATGCGACAGGCTTAATGGTTCATCATTAGAAGATGTAAGAACAATAAAGCTACAGGGACATGAAATAATAATGGTAAAATTAAAAAGAGCCAATGGTATTATAGAGTATGCACTTAGTTTTTCTATAGAAGAAAATGCTTCTCAAAATATTTTACACAGTTACTGGAATATTGCACAATATCCTACTGCTAACTATACTAACTTCCAGTTTTGGGGTGCTAATATGGGGCAAGTATGTAGTGTAGCGAACCATGTATTAAATCAATTAGAAGATGAAAACCCTGTAATAGCTACCGAAATGGAGGATAGAATACCATCGGTATTTGTAAAAAACGGAGTATATAGAAACGGAATGCTTACTCTTGAAATTGTAAATAAAACAATGGCATCTACACTAACTTTTGAAGGGAACAAGAAAGTTACTGAACTAGCCGATACCGAAAACTTTACTGAAGAAATTACTCTAAATACTGACTTTAATCAAACAATACAGGTAAATACTAATGGTATATTTGATATTGGGTTCTCTATAAATGCAAACACCTCTGTAAGAAATGATGGATTATATATGGCAGATGGACCTTGGGGGGTGGATTATAACGAAACTGAAGCATCAGTATCAGCATTTAATGTAGAGCCATACATTGCAAATACTGAAACAGAAAATGGCGTTTATAATATAGAAAGAGATGCAACAGTATCAGGAACACTATATGGTACAGTAAACCTTTTTAGAAACATACTTGCCGGTGAGCTTACATTTGATGCATCAGAATATGAAGCTGTAAACTTTAACTATCAAAGCTCGCACGCTATAGAGGTAGTAATGGTAACCGAAGGACTGAGTGACTGGAATAACCGTTTAAGGTTTCAAATTCCTGCTAACCAAAACATGACAGAATACAGCATCACACTAAGTAGTTTTTCTAACGGTACAGAAAGTTATGAAGGTGGTAACATAAAAGAGTTTGTTTTCTCTATCATTGGTAACTATACTTCATTTGAGCCTTTTACTGCTAGTGTATCTGCTCTTAGATTAGGAACACAGGCAGCACTTAATACAAATACATTTGAAGCACTATCTACTACTAAAATGTTTAACTACCCTAATCCTTTCTCTGGGAACACAACTATTGTGCTACCACAGCAAACAAGCAAAGCTAATGTGCAACTGGTAGATATGACAGGAAGAGTTGTAATGAATAACAACTATACTGTTTCTAGCAATAATGAGATAGCGGTAACAGCCGACGGATTACCAAAAGGAATATATATTATGATGGTAACAACAGAAGAGAACAAGACCTACCAAACACGATGTGCGGTACAATAA
- the hemN gene encoding oxygen-independent coproporphyrinogen III oxidase: MENSIIQKYNVPGPRYTSYPTVPYWEEDSFTTGQWIQTMQQAFNESNATEGISLYIHLPFCESMCTFCGCNKRITKRHDVEEVYINAVLKEWALYCEMLPETPKIKELHLGGGTPTFFSPDNLEKLIAGILKHSKKAEGYEFSFEGHPNNTTREHLQRLYDLGFRRVSFGVQDYNETVQRAIHRLQSFHNVAKVTFWAKEIGYTSISHDLVFGLPFQTVENITDTIEKTKSLDPDRISFYSYAHVPWIKGNGQRGFDESNLPKDEEKRMLYEEGKKLLAQKGFHEIGMDHFALETDSMHEAFTKGKLHRNFMGYSASKTQLMIGLGVSSISDSWYSFAQNEKNLEDYYHKLEMNELPVFRGHLLTDEDLVIRKHILNLMCSFKTSWQEESQYFTELPEVLLSLHEMENDELLTIGKDTLTVTEKGKAFVRNICMAFDLRLKRKAPQTKLFSMTI; the protein is encoded by the coding sequence ATGGAAAATTCGATTATACAAAAATATAATGTACCTGGACCTCGCTACACAAGCTATCCTACTGTACCGTATTGGGAAGAAGATTCTTTTACAACTGGGCAGTGGATACAAACCATGCAACAGGCTTTTAATGAAAGTAATGCTACCGAAGGTATTAGCCTATACATACACCTACCATTCTGTGAGAGTATGTGTACTTTTTGTGGATGTAATAAACGTATAACTAAACGTCATGACGTAGAAGAGGTATATATAAATGCAGTACTAAAAGAATGGGCATTATATTGCGAAATGTTACCCGAAACACCAAAAATAAAAGAATTGCATCTTGGGGGTGGCACACCTACTTTTTTTAGCCCTGATAATCTAGAAAAGCTAATTGCAGGCATTTTAAAACATAGTAAAAAAGCTGAGGGATATGAATTTAGTTTTGAAGGACACCCCAACAATACTACTAGAGAGCATTTACAAAGATTATACGACTTAGGTTTTCGCAGGGTTAGTTTTGGCGTACAGGATTATAACGAAACCGTTCAGAGGGCTATACATAGACTACAATCGTTTCATAATGTGGCAAAAGTAACTTTTTGGGCAAAAGAAATAGGTTACACCTCTATAAGCCATGATTTAGTATTTGGGTTACCTTTCCAAACTGTAGAAAACATTACTGATACTATAGAAAAAACAAAATCGTTAGACCCCGACAGAATATCATTTTACAGTTATGCACACGTGCCTTGGATAAAAGGCAACGGACAACGCGGTTTTGATGAAAGTAACTTACCTAAAGATGAAGAGAAACGAATGCTGTATGAAGAAGGTAAAAAATTACTAGCTCAAAAAGGATTTCATGAAATAGGAATGGATCACTTCGCTTTAGAAACCGACAGTATGCATGAAGCTTTTACAAAAGGTAAACTGCACCGTAACTTTATGGGGTATAGTGCCAGTAAAACACAACTAATGATAGGTTTAGGTGTATCGTCTATAAGTGATAGCTGGTATAGTTTTGCGCAAAATGAAAAAAACTTAGAAGATTATTACCATAAACTAGAGATGAATGAGCTACCTGTATTTAGAGGACATTTACTTACCGATGAAGATCTTGTAATACGCAAACATATACTAAATCTAATGTGTAGCTTTAAAACATCATGGCAAGAAGAGTCGCAATACTTTACCGAATTGCCCGAAGTATTACTAAGCCTTCATGAAATGGAAAATGATGAACTGCTTACTATAGGAAAAGATACCTTAACAGTAACCGAAAAAGGAAAAGCATTTGTAAGGAATATATGTATGGCATTTGACCTAAGACTAAAACGCAAAGCACCACAAACAAAACTGTTCTCGATGACAATATAA
- a CDS encoding sensor histidine kinase: protein MNSLLKRQIKKYLDTERHQDHDYNDVFLAAVNDSYINFEAQIVMLQRAMRISSEELFEANKKLREEAKSLKEINKNLEFILSSMSPEGNDKPNEGFNATEYIKKQSAEIIEINRQREELLKNLETQNQELNEYAHVVSHDLKSPLRNVNTLINWMLEDDGATLTDESKKSLGLVLFNVEKMDLTIKGILDYSSIDKLEYENRNINFNILISEILRTTILPGNISLKIDNKLPSMYGNYARFKQLFQNLIDNAIRYNDKDEGLINIGCRHKDDEIEFYIKDNGEGINEAYFDKIFNVFTKLSSENHSSGMGLSIAKKIVSFYGGEIWLKSTPTEGTTFFFTLKKNGTT from the coding sequence ATGAATTCTTTACTAAAAAGACAAATAAAAAAGTATCTTGATACCGAAAGGCATCAAGACCACGACTATAATGATGTTTTTTTAGCAGCCGTTAATGATTCTTATATTAATTTTGAAGCACAAATAGTTATGTTGCAAAGAGCTATGAGAATTAGCTCAGAAGAACTTTTTGAAGCCAATAAAAAACTAAGAGAAGAAGCAAAAAGCCTTAAAGAAATAAACAAAAATCTTGAGTTTATATTGAGCTCCATGAGTCCTGAAGGCAACGACAAGCCTAATGAAGGATTTAATGCTACCGAATATATTAAAAAACAATCGGCAGAGATTATTGAAATAAACAGACAACGAGAAGAGTTACTTAAAAACTTAGAGACTCAAAACCAAGAGCTTAATGAATATGCTCATGTAGTATCACATGATTTAAAATCGCCATTAAGAAATGTAAACACTCTAATAAACTGGATGTTAGAAGATGATGGCGCAACATTAACCGATGAAAGCAAAAAATCATTAGGTCTTGTTTTATTTAATGTTGAGAAAATGGACTTAACTATTAAGGGTATTCTCGATTACTCATCGATAGATAAACTAGAATATGAAAACCGAAATATTAATTTTAATATTTTAATTTCCGAAATATTACGGACAACTATTCTACCAGGAAACATTAGTCTTAAAATAGACAATAAACTGCCTAGTATGTATGGTAATTATGCACGTTTTAAACAATTATTCCAGAACCTTATAGACAATGCCATTAGGTATAATGATAAAGATGAAGGACTAATAAATATTGGCTGCAGGCATAAGGATGATGAAATTGAGTTTTATATAAAAGACAATGGAGAGGGAATAAACGAAGCTTATTTTGATAAAATATTTAATGTATTTACAAAATTAAGCAGTGAAAATCATTCTTCTGGAATGGGATTATCAATCGCAAAAAAAATTGTTTCATTCTATGGAGGCGAAATATGGCTAAAAAGCACCCCTACAGAAGGAACAACTTTTTTCTTTACACTAAAAAAAAATGGAACAACCTAA
- a CDS encoding sulfite exporter TauE/SafE family protein, whose protein sequence is MLYSAFILGLLSSLHCIGMCGPIAMMLPVDRNNPAKKAFQIMLYHLGRLTAYGSLGLVFGIIGKGLYLAGMQQQLSIIAGIIMIGIAMIPERVFMRYNFSKPVYRLIAKVKTSLGNQFKKRSYKALFITGLLNGFLPCGMVYAALFGAIAMQNATLGVGYMLLYGAGTIPMMSAVVYISGFMSGHWRNKVSGLVPYVAVFIGMLFIVRGLGLGIPFISPSDASLFVQSNPDCVLINP, encoded by the coding sequence ATGTTATATTCAGCTTTCATATTAGGTTTACTTTCTAGCTTACATTGTATAGGCATGTGTGGTCCTATAGCCATGATGCTACCTGTAGATAGAAATAACCCTGCAAAAAAAGCATTCCAAATAATGTTATACCATTTGGGTAGGCTTACTGCATATGGTAGCTTGGGGCTTGTTTTTGGTATTATTGGTAAAGGTTTATACTTGGCAGGTATGCAACAGCAATTATCTATAATTGCAGGGATTATAATGATAGGTATTGCAATGATTCCTGAGAGAGTATTTATGCGCTACAACTTTTCTAAACCTGTATATAGATTAATAGCTAAAGTAAAAACTAGTCTAGGTAACCAGTTTAAAAAAAGAAGCTATAAAGCACTGTTTATAACAGGACTTTTAAATGGCTTTTTGCCTTGCGGAATGGTATATGCTGCTTTGTTTGGTGCTATTGCGATGCAAAATGCTACATTAGGTGTAGGTTATATGTTACTCTATGGCGCAGGTACTATACCAATGATGAGCGCAGTAGTATATATATCGGGTTTTATGTCGGGTCATTGGCGTAATAAAGTTTCTGGTCTTGTTCCTTATGTAGCTGTTTTTATAGGAATGTTATTTATAGTGAGAGGACTTGGGCTTGGCATACCTTTCATATCTCCTTCCGATGCTAGTCTTTTTGTACAAAGCAATCCAGACTGTGTACTTATAAATCCATAA
- a CDS encoding flippase codes for MIKKLLADKEALHYVLSKGGVNFLFRMIAMLFSFIVMWFMTNYYGETVWGRYSLALTVMQIAAMFFALGLPNAFVSFSGAFKNTEESKGLLVKSIKLVLLSSLVPILLFSVGAGFISSYIFEKEYMYNYILIIALGTPCMIVHEIICYYFMAIKKFIFYGLSIFILPNVFFITALLFLYYNDIGDYFTFYAYIGAYLLTLLLGLIYIFGKRSKVIYPDITKRDIFKKSFPMMMSGIFLLLLNWTDMLMLGRFETEAQIGIYNTAFKVGYLSLFFVVSMNAVILPKVSELYHQKNVLEMRKVINRSTQLVIILTLPLAFGLIFFRDIILSVFDDHAGLGGVTLILITLGGLYNAMTGNVDQILNMTNNQKSVSVIFFSGFVVNVVLNIFLIPTYGIEGAATASLVTNIYVNTVFVIIIRKKLGFYTFM; via the coding sequence ATGATAAAAAAACTACTTGCTGATAAAGAGGCTTTGCACTATGTACTTTCTAAGGGAGGTGTAAACTTTTTATTCCGAATGATCGCTATGCTTTTTAGTTTTATAGTCATGTGGTTTATGACCAATTACTATGGCGAAACGGTTTGGGGTAGATATTCGCTAGCGCTTACTGTTATGCAAATAGCTGCTATGTTTTTTGCATTAGGTTTACCCAATGCTTTTGTAAGTTTTTCTGGAGCATTTAAGAATACAGAGGAATCAAAGGGGTTATTAGTAAAATCAATAAAACTAGTACTACTGTCATCTTTAGTTCCTATCTTACTTTTTTCGGTAGGAGCAGGTTTTATCTCGTCATATATTTTTGAGAAAGAATATATGTACAATTACATCCTTATTATTGCTCTAGGCACACCCTGTATGATAGTTCACGAAATTATTTGTTACTATTTTATGGCAATAAAGAAGTTTATATTTTATGGGCTTTCAATATTCATTTTGCCTAATGTATTTTTTATAACCGCATTATTGTTTTTGTACTACAATGATATAGGTGATTATTTTACCTTTTATGCCTATATAGGGGCTTACCTGCTTACACTTCTTCTTGGGCTTATTTATATTTTCGGTAAGAGATCTAAAGTTATTTATCCTGATATAACAAAACGTGATATTTTTAAGAAATCGTTCCCGATGATGATGAGCGGTATTTTTCTACTATTGTTAAACTGGACAGATATGCTAATGCTAGGGCGTTTTGAAACCGAAGCTCAGATAGGTATTTATAATACAGCTTTTAAAGTAGGCTATTTGTCACTCTTTTTTGTGGTATCTATGAATGCTGTAATACTACCCAAAGTATCAGAACTGTACCATCAAAAAAATGTATTGGAGATGCGAAAGGTAATAAATCGTTCTACACAGCTTGTTATAATATTAACATTACCGTTAGCTTTCGGGCTTATTTTTTTTAGAGATATAATACTTAGTGTGTTTGATGATCATGCTGGGCTAGGAGGTGTTACTTTAATACTTATTACCCTTGGTGGTTTGTATAATGCTATGACAGGAAATGTAGACCAAATACTAAATATGACTAACAATCAGAAGAGCGTTAGTGTAATTTTCTTTTCGGGTTTTGTGGTCAATGTAGTACTTAATATCTTCCTTATTCCTACTTATGGTATAGAGGGAGCTGCGACAGCAAGTTTAGTCACTAACATTTATGTAAATACTGTATTTGTAATTATTATCCGTAAAAAACTGGGCTTTTACACTTTTATGTAA
- a CDS encoding rhodanese-like domain-containing protein — MKKIIYFFTLLLIIVSCNEPRKQSVTLVKPTVFYEKMAEHKGQVVDVRTTEEYQRGHLKEAVNIHLYDKDFEQRIEELDKEKPVYVYCKVGGRSAEAVKIMKEKGFNSIVELDGGIDAWTDAKKPVIK; from the coding sequence ATGAAAAAAATAATATACTTCTTTACATTATTATTAATAATAGTGTCTTGTAATGAACCGAGAAAGCAAAGTGTAACCCTTGTAAAACCTACTGTTTTTTATGAAAAAATGGCAGAACATAAAGGTCAGGTAGTAGATGTGCGCACTACCGAAGAATATCAAAGAGGACATCTTAAAGAGGCGGTTAATATACATTTGTATGATAAAGATTTTGAACAGCGTATAGAAGAGTTAGACAAGGAAAAGCCTGTTTATGTATATTGTAAAGTAGGGGGGAGGAGTGCTGAGGCAGTTAAGATTATGAAAGAGAAAGGATTTAATAGCATCGTAGAGCTTGATGGCGGTATAGATGCATGGACAGATGCCAAGAAGCCTGTTATAAAGTAA
- a CDS encoding LytR/AlgR family response regulator transcription factor, with translation MNCIIIDDEAMARAIIAQMISKDPSLVLAAEFSNAIEAIKYLNGNSENIDLIFLDIHMPGFTGFDFIQTIKTPPAVILITSDKNFAIEAFEYECIVDYLVKPLTEDRFLKAVRKAHAKKQDLQQVATTAPSSVEQEKPVDTTTEFYVNIDRRLIKIDVASINLVEAKGDYIQIKTETKNYTVHSTLKKIEEKLPTSLFLKVHRTYIINIKKIIDIEDNSVLIAKDVIPVSRANRPELMKRLNML, from the coding sequence ATGAACTGTATAATAATAGACGACGAAGCTATGGCAAGGGCAATTATAGCCCAAATGATATCTAAAGACCCATCGCTTGTATTAGCAGCAGAATTTTCTAATGCAATAGAAGCAATAAAATATCTTAATGGTAATAGTGAAAATATAGACCTTATTTTTTTAGATATTCACATGCCAGGTTTTACAGGGTTTGATTTTATTCAAACCATAAAAACCCCACCAGCAGTAATACTTATAACATCTGATAAAAACTTTGCAATAGAGGCATTTGAATATGAATGTATTGTAGATTATCTTGTAAAACCACTAACAGAAGATCGTTTTTTAAAAGCAGTGCGTAAAGCTCATGCTAAAAAACAAGACTTGCAGCAGGTAGCTACTACTGCACCGTCATCTGTAGAGCAAGAAAAACCTGTTGATACCACAACAGAGTTTTATGTAAATATAGACCGAAGACTCATTAAAATTGATGTAGCATCTATAAATCTCGTAGAGGCAAAAGGCGATTACATACAAATTAAAACCGAAACCAAAAACTACACTGTACACTCTACCCTAAAAAAAATAGAAGAGAAATTACCCACATCACTCTTTTTAAAAGTACACCGTACCTACATTATTAATATCAAAAAGATAATTGATATTGAGGACAATAGTGTATTGATTGCCAAAGATGTAATACCTGTAAGCAGAGCTAATAGACCTGAATTAATGAAGAGGTTAAACATGCTGTAA
- a CDS encoding Hpt domain-containing protein, translating to MEQPNLNYINELAGDDVAFKAKLCATVKKELPLEIAEYQNEIENGNYIEAANLVHKLKHKISVMGMEKSYYLAEEFENNLKNHSAQLQSDFENILLIMQNFANGL from the coding sequence ATGGAACAACCTAACCTTAACTATATAAATGAATTAGCAGGCGACGATGTAGCTTTTAAAGCTAAATTATGTGCTACTGTAAAAAAAGAATTACCATTAGAAATCGCAGAGTATCAAAATGAAATAGAAAACGGTAATTACATAGAGGCGGCAAACCTTGTACATAAGCTGAAACATAAAATAAGTGTTATGGGAATGGAAAAAAGTTATTATCTTGCTGAAGAGTTTGAGAATAACCTTAAAAACCATTCGGCACAATTACAATCGGATTTTGAAAACATACTTCTGATAATGCAAAATTTCGCCAATGGTTTGTAA
- a CDS encoding FixH family protein, producing the protein MKIKINWGTGIVIAFTLFISFILFFVIKVQTDNQYDNELVVEDYYKQERILQAKLDREQNAADLNDRVTVAQDDEFIKINFPEAFDASKITGKVSLYRPSNQKLDFEIPISISVPYLLIPKSDMAGGRWDIAIEWQYSNVGYQNSAMLTIE; encoded by the coding sequence ATGAAAATTAAGATAAATTGGGGAACAGGAATTGTTATTGCGTTTACGCTTTTTATCAGCTTTATATTATTTTTTGTTATAAAAGTTCAAACAGATAATCAGTATGACAACGAGCTTGTTGTAGAAGACTATTATAAGCAAGAACGCATATTACAAGCAAAATTAGATAGAGAGCAAAATGCTGCTGACTTGAACGATAGAGTTACTGTAGCACAAGATGATGAATTTATAAAAATTAATTTTCCTGAAGCTTTTGATGCTTCCAAGATAACAGGTAAAGTGTCCTTATACCGACCGTCTAACCAAAAACTGGATTTTGAGATTCCTATTTCAATTTCAGTGCCTTATCTGCTCATACCTAAAAGTGATATGGCAGGCGGTCGTTGGGACATTGCTATAGAATGGCAATATAGTAATGTAGGCTATCAAAATAGTGCAATGCTTACTATAGAATAG
- a CDS encoding pirin family protein, with product MSNINLIIEERPSNIGNFLVGRLLPFREKRMVGPFAFIDHMGPVALNDHENLDVGPHPHIGLSTLTYLFEGSIMHRDSLGTVVEIKPGQVNWMTAGNGIVHSERTPDYLRTSEKMLHGLQIWVALPKHLENIAPSFTHIDEDEMPVWDINGIKAKLIAGEAFGKKSPVPVYSPLYFIELKSTDKTTISIGNELYGESAIYILDGSIKIEGATFSPKQLLVAKETSLCEFTMNENTIIYIFGGEPFAEPRHIYWNFVASTRAAIEEAKERWVAQKFPTIPNETGYVPLPEQNTNFKLKN from the coding sequence ATGTCTAATATTAATTTAATCATAGAAGAGCGTCCTAGCAATATAGGAAATTTTCTAGTTGGCAGATTACTACCCTTTAGAGAAAAACGAATGGTGGGTCCTTTTGCTTTTATAGACCACATGGGACCAGTAGCACTTAACGACCATGAAAATCTTGATGTAGGACCACACCCACATATAGGGCTCTCTACCCTTACCTACTTGTTTGAAGGTAGCATTATGCACCGTGATAGTTTGGGTACAGTAGTAGAAATTAAGCCTGGACAAGTAAACTGGATGACAGCAGGTAATGGTATAGTACACTCTGAGCGAACACCTGATTATCTCAGAACTTCCGAAAAAATGCTACACGGTTTACAAATATGGGTAGCACTACCCAAACATCTAGAAAACATAGCCCCCTCTTTTACCCATATAGATGAAGATGAAATGCCCGTATGGGATATTAATGGTATAAAAGCAAAACTTATTGCAGGAGAAGCTTTCGGAAAAAAATCGCCCGTACCTGTATATAGTCCTCTTTATTTTATCGAGCTAAAAAGCACCGATAAAACAACAATAAGCATTGGTAATGAACTATATGGCGAAAGCGCAATCTACATACTAGATGGTAGTATAAAAATTGAAGGCGCTACTTTTTCTCCAAAACAGTTATTAGTCGCTAAAGAAACATCTCTTTGTGAGTTTACAATGAATGAAAACACCATTATATACATTTTTGGTGGCGAACCTTTTGCTGAACCTAGACATATATATTGGAATTTTGTCGCCTCTACAAGAGCGGCCATAGAAGAAGCTAAAGAACGGTGGGTAGCTCAAAAATTCCCAACCATACCTAATGAAACAGGATATGTACCGCTACCAGAACAAAACACAAACTTTAAACTAAAAAATTAA
- a CDS encoding GNAT family N-acetyltransferase, whose amino-acid sequence MTIEHFDDGKKGSFKATDGETEAGLMTYVWAGEEKFIIEHTVGNPAFKGIGMKLLDKAVAFAREKGVKIIPLCPFAKKMFDRKEEIRDVLA is encoded by the coding sequence ATGACTATTGAACATTTTGATGATGGAAAAAAAGGCTCTTTTAAAGCTACAGATGGAGAAACAGAAGCAGGATTAATGACCTATGTGTGGGCAGGAGAAGAAAAATTTATTATAGAGCATACTGTTGGGAATCCAGCTTTTAAAGGAATAGGCATGAAACTACTTGACAAAGCAGTAGCTTTTGCACGCGAAAAAGGAGTAAAAATAATTCCGTTATGCCCGTTTGCTAAAAAAATGTTCGACCGTAAAGAAGAAATACGAGATGTACTTGCATAA